A genomic segment from Campylobacter concisus encodes:
- the folD gene encoding bifunctional methylenetetrahydrofolate dehydrogenase/methenyltetrahydrofolate cyclohydrolase FolD, translating to MKILDGKAVSLKVKESVKVRAEELKKFGVEPTLAVILVGEDKASQTYVRAKEKACNEYGIKSVAHRLSENTTQAELLALINVLNLDDSIHGILVQLPLPKHIDTNTVLATIDPAKDVDGFHAVNVGKLVSGLDGFVPCTPLGVMEILKEYGIDVAGLNAVVIGRSNIVGKPMANLLLNASATVTVTHSKTKNLKEICKNADLIVAAIGKPFFLKADMVKDGAVVVDVGINRLDDGRLVGDVDFDEVAPKCSYITPVPGGVGPMTIAMLLNNTILAAQAKIASHKRA from the coding sequence ATGAAAATTTTAGACGGCAAAGCCGTATCTTTAAAGGTCAAAGAAAGCGTAAAAGTAAGAGCTGAAGAACTAAAAAAATTTGGTGTAGAGCCAACCCTAGCTGTTATCTTAGTAGGCGAAGATAAAGCATCTCAAACATACGTTAGAGCCAAAGAAAAAGCCTGCAACGAATACGGCATAAAAAGCGTAGCTCACCGTCTAAGCGAAAATACAACCCAAGCAGAGCTTCTAGCGCTTATAAATGTGCTAAATTTAGACGATAGCATCCATGGAATTTTAGTGCAGTTGCCACTTCCAAAACATATAGATACAAACACCGTTTTAGCAACGATCGATCCAGCAAAAGACGTAGATGGCTTTCACGCTGTAAATGTTGGCAAACTTGTCAGCGGCCTTGATGGTTTTGTGCCTTGCACACCGCTTGGCGTGATGGAAATTTTAAAAGAGTATGGCATTGATGTAGCTGGACTAAACGCGGTTGTTATAGGCAGAAGTAATATCGTTGGCAAACCTATGGCAAATTTACTTCTAAACGCGTCAGCAACCGTTACCGTGACTCACAGCAAGACTAAAAATTTAAAAGAAATTTGCAAAAATGCTGACCTAATCGTCGCAGCCATTGGCAAGCCATTTTTCTTAAAGGCTGATATGGTAAAAGATGGCGCAGTAGTCGTTGATGTAGGCATAAATAGGCTTGATGATGGTAGACTTGTAGGAGATGTGGATTTTGATGAAGTCGCACCAAAGTGCTCATACATCACGCCAGTTCCTGGTGGCGTGGGTCCGATGACGATTGCAATGCTTTTAAATAACACAATCCTTGCAGCCCAAGCTAAGATAGCTAGCCACAAAAGAGCCTAA
- a CDS encoding c-type cytochrome — protein sequence MRSVFLFLLFCVVIFGADFITKTEYAKMLYLNPRGIGCDKCHGTKGEGSLISKYKHFDKKANKTVDDELRAPKINDIEFESFKAALTKPKGVMPSYFLTDEETTILYEYITNKINTPSKAAKAQNLGKSVSTDTTQKQPEQSTKAAPSIKATEPAKTTTAKPAESAKTATTQAPKSPVKPVTNQKDNQKTNLKTQNQKDKK from the coding sequence ATGCGGTCTGTTTTTTTGTTTTTGCTTTTTTGTGTGGTGATTTTTGGTGCTGATTTTATCACAAAGACCGAATACGCCAAGATGCTCTACCTAAATCCACGTGGCATAGGATGTGACAAATGTCACGGCACAAAGGGTGAGGGCAGTCTAATCTCTAAATACAAACACTTTGACAAAAAGGCAAACAAAACGGTTGACGATGAGCTTAGAGCACCAAAGATAAATGATATAGAATTTGAAAGCTTTAAAGCAGCTCTAACTAAGCCAAAAGGCGTCATGCCAAGCTATTTTTTGACAGACGAGGAGACAACGATTCTTTATGAGTACATTACAAATAAGATAAATACTCCTTCAAAAGCAGCAAAAGCGCAAAATTTGGGCAAGTCAGTTTCCACTGATACGACGCAAAAACAGCCAGAGCAATCTACTAAAGCCGCTCCTTCTATAAAGGCTACAGAGCCAGCTAAAACTACCACAGCTAAGCCAGCTGAGTCAGCAAAAACTGCTACTACGCAAGCACCAAAGTCGCCAGTAAAACCAGTAACAAATCAAAAAGATAATCAAAAGACAAATTTAAAAACACAAAATCAAAAGGATAAAAAATGA
- the hemL gene encoding glutamate-1-semialdehyde 2,1-aminomutase, which translates to MTNKEAFSEAKKYIPGGVNSPVRAFGSVGGEPVMIDHAKGAYLYDVEGKKYLDFIQSWGPLIFGHCDKDIEEAIISAVKQGVSYGAPSPKETALAKLICDEFKQIDKIRFVSSGTEATMSAIRVARGYAKKDGLIKFEGCYHGHSDALLIKAGSGATTYGNASSSGVPQDVVKNTYLAVYNDIESVKAIFENNKDKIGVVIIEPIAGNMGLVPADKKFLEELRALCDKFGAVLILDEVMSGFRASRFGSYPFHEVDADLITFGKVIGGGMNVAAFGGKAEIMDCLSPEGAVYQAGTLSGNPVAMSAGIAAISKINSDTNLYSRLEKLAKKLMDGFKEAAKSAGITIQTDVRGSMFGYFFTDHAVKNYDDALKSDTKLFAKFHQTMLKRGIYLAPSQFETGFVCDAMSEADIDLAVSAAKEAFLEIKA; encoded by the coding sequence ATGACAAATAAAGAGGCATTTAGCGAAGCCAAAAAATATATCCCAGGTGGCGTAAATTCGCCAGTACGTGCATTTGGAAGCGTTGGCGGTGAGCCTGTGATGATCGATCACGCAAAGGGAGCTTATCTATACGATGTCGAGGGTAAAAAATATCTTGACTTTATCCAAAGCTGGGGACCACTCATCTTTGGTCACTGCGACAAAGATATCGAAGAGGCGATCATCTCTGCTGTAAAACAAGGCGTATCTTACGGCGCGCCGTCACCAAAAGAGACCGCTCTAGCAAAGCTAATATGTGACGAGTTTAAGCAAATAGATAAAATTCGCTTCGTAAGCTCTGGCACAGAGGCCACTATGAGCGCTATCAGAGTGGCTAGAGGATATGCTAAAAAAGATGGACTAATAAAATTTGAAGGCTGCTACCACGGACACAGCGATGCACTTCTTATCAAAGCAGGAAGTGGCGCTACGACATACGGCAACGCTTCAAGCAGCGGCGTGCCACAAGATGTTGTGAAAAACACTTATCTAGCAGTTTATAACGATATAGAAAGCGTAAAAGCCATCTTTGAAAACAATAAAGACAAGATAGGCGTCGTCATAATCGAGCCTATCGCTGGAAATATGGGGCTTGTGCCAGCTGATAAGAAATTTTTAGAGGAGCTTAGAGCACTTTGCGATAAATTTGGAGCTGTGCTTATCCTTGATGAGGTTATGAGTGGCTTTAGAGCTTCTCGGTTTGGATCATATCCATTTCACGAAGTGGACGCTGATCTCATTACATTTGGCAAGGTTATAGGCGGAGGTATGAACGTCGCTGCATTTGGTGGCAAGGCTGAGATAATGGACTGCTTAAGCCCAGAGGGCGCTGTCTATCAAGCAGGCACGCTAAGTGGCAACCCAGTAGCGATGAGTGCTGGTATAGCGGCTATTTCTAAGATAAATAGCGATACAAATTTATATTCTAGACTTGAAAAACTAGCTAAAAAACTAATGGACGGCTTTAAAGAGGCTGCAAAGAGTGCTGGCATTACTATCCAAACTGATGTTCGTGGCTCTATGTTTGGCTACTTTTTTACAGATCACGCCGTAAAAAACTACGACGATGCGTTAAAGAGCGATACAAAGCTATTTGCTAAATTTCACCAAACGATGCTTAAGCGTGGAATTTATCTTGCACCTAGCCAGTTTGAGACTGGATTTGTCTGCGATGCGATGAGTGAAGCGGATATCGATCTAGCGGTAAGCGCAGCTAAAGAGGCGTTTTTGGAGATAAAAGCCTAA
- a CDS encoding AtpZ/AtpI family protein: MAKFKIKDIVAGAEQLSLGVSIVVAILLGTGLGYFVKKATNFTPALWIGFAIGIAAAILNVYKAYKAQVKSLDELKDETRYKGYKKDDDDEDD, from the coding sequence ATGGCAAAATTTAAGATAAAAGATATCGTAGCGGGTGCTGAGCAGCTAAGCCTTGGAGTTTCAATCGTAGTTGCGATCTTGCTTGGCACCGGACTTGGGTATTTTGTAAAAAAGGCTACAAATTTTACGCCAGCTCTTTGGATAGGCTTTGCTATTGGCATCGCAGCTGCCATTTTAAATGTCTATAAAGCTTACAAAGCACAGGTTAAAAGCCTAGATGAGCTAAAGGATGAGACTAGATATAAGGGCTATAAAAAAGACGATGATGACGAGGACGATTAG
- a CDS encoding MFS transporter: MASSFRIIRSMGPLFLGMSLLFIGNGLVIASCSALLKQNGVGELEIGLINTGFFVGALISTITAHRVISTTGHIRAFAIFSAIFAVSAMLHAVNQNLVFWAILRAFLGYCYYALLMVIESWLNAKIPNKIRSRVIAFYEGVFYTSFGLGILILALNLNTFEIFIISAAFIMLSSIPLNLIRINQPQIPERQPINIPKIFGIVPLALVGALIAGLAINGFFSMASLFVLLQGYGTKEASFFMTVAMIGGFLAQVFIGSFSDRYGRRPAILLCSSVALISVVLFLLNGKNLMVEYLLSFFFGAGIFCTYGLSLARANDEITDKTKSVQVARALLFSYSLASLFSPLLMSYAMKIFGAFGFIYVYLVLFAGLILFALTQKTIPQHMRKEYNDRLVARTAGIATIEQNGNFADRKNKK, translated from the coding sequence ATGGCAAGTAGCTTTAGGATCATCCGCTCGATGGGACCGCTATTTTTGGGCATGAGTTTGCTTTTTATCGGAAATGGCCTAGTCATCGCATCTTGCAGCGCACTTCTTAAACAAAATGGAGTGGGCGAGCTAGAGATTGGATTAATCAATACAGGCTTTTTTGTGGGTGCGTTAATTAGCACTATTACAGCTCATAGAGTCATCTCAACTACTGGCCACATTAGAGCATTTGCCATCTTTTCAGCCATTTTTGCAGTCTCAGCTATGCTTCATGCGGTAAATCAAAATTTAGTATTCTGGGCGATCTTGCGTGCATTTTTGGGATATTGCTACTACGCGCTTTTGATGGTTATAGAAAGCTGGCTAAATGCAAAAATTCCAAACAAAATAAGATCTCGTGTGATAGCCTTTTACGAAGGCGTTTTTTACACGAGTTTTGGACTTGGCATTTTGATCTTGGCGCTTAATCTTAATACCTTTGAAATTTTCATAATAAGTGCAGCTTTTATCATGCTCTCAAGCATTCCATTAAATTTGATCCGTATAAATCAGCCTCAAATCCCAGAGCGTCAGCCCATAAATATCCCAAAAATTTTTGGCATAGTTCCGCTCGCTCTTGTTGGCGCACTCATTGCGGGCTTAGCAATAAATGGCTTTTTTTCGATGGCAAGCCTTTTTGTTTTGCTTCAAGGATACGGCACAAAAGAGGCGTCATTTTTTATGACGGTTGCGATGATCGGAGGCTTTTTAGCTCAAGTTTTTATCGGTAGTTTTTCTGACAGATATGGCAGAAGGCCAGCTATTTTGCTTTGTAGCAGTGTGGCTTTAATAAGTGTGGTTTTGTTTTTGCTAAATGGCAAAAATTTAATGGTTGAATATCTGCTTTCATTCTTTTTTGGAGCTGGAATTTTTTGCACCTACGGACTTTCTTTGGCTAGAGCAAATGATGAGATCACAGACAAGACAAAGAGCGTGCAAGTCGCACGTGCTTTGTTATTTAGTTACTCTTTGGCTTCGCTTTTCTCGCCGCTTCTTATGAGCTATGCGATGAAAATTTTTGGAGCATTTGGCTTTATCTATGTTTATTTGGTGCTTTTTGCTGGACTTATTTTATTTGCACTAACACAAAAGACAATACCACAGCACATGAGAAAAGAGTATAACGATAGGCTCGTTGCAAGGACGGCTGGCATAGCTACTATTGAGCAAAATGGAAATTTTGCCGATAGAAAAAACAAAAAGTAA